aaaataaatatgttcCAGCCAATAAAAATAAGTGCATCATTACTGTAGATTTTTTTGCTTGAAATACAGTATATATGATACACATTGTATAACACTGGACTTGATTCTTCTGTCCTTACAGAAGTTTAacgcactgaaatcaatgtgaattTTGAACATAAAACAACTTTAGGATCAAACCTATCATAAAGTAATTTTTTGAATGTTGACATATCATACAATGTTCCCCCTAAATAAAGAGGGATTATATGATAGATTTAAGCTACTACTAGAGATAGTTGCTTCAGTTACATCACCATTATATACAAATTAGCAAACTAAAAGATGAGGCTTGCAAACCacgaattttcatttaaaaatgtgcacaTCTGTAAAGATCTGAAGATTTTACTTATTTGATGACTAAATTCCACTTACAAAATAAATCTCTGCTCTAAGTTTCTTTAACTGATCACGACTCATCCTTTGTGTAAGCAATATTTTAACTTGATTTCTCCTATGTAATCAGAAATTATGAGGCCTAAACATATCATTACCAGACTTCCTTATTGGCTGTAGATCCAAATAAACCTAAGTGACCATAAGAAATTGCTCAACCTAGTCAATCTTTTGCTAAGGAAGTTCtagtcttttatttatttatttttagctaCCTGCCTGTTCACTGAGTACAAAGGTTGAAAATAAAGTAAAGTGCTGTTGCAACACATCACTTCTTTTTAATGCCCAGGAAACACGCAACTATACATATGCTCtctcagaaaaaaacagaaagaaggtAAGATAATTTTATGGAATTTTTTTACAAAACCAACTTTATATCGTAAGTGTGTGGGAAAATACTTTGTCTATATAATTTGGCTGTCAGACTGGAAATAGCTCATACATTACAGACGTTCTGGGTTCCTCAATCAATATGAACCCTTCACAAGCCAAACTACTGCATTATGCTTTGTTAGAAGATTAAAAAACAACCGTAGTCTTTTGGAAAGGAAAGATTTTCTGATTTTACAAACTACATTTCTTCCCAATTTATTCTTGAAAACtgcatattttattgtttttaactaaTATAGGACGTGTAAAGGAACACATCCCTATGAAATGAAAAATCTTAAAAAGccatttataaaacattttcaaagaaaGCACCTATGAGCTCAGATCATAGGAGAATGTCAAGATACTTATGTGCTGCCACCTGAGTTTTTTGCAAATagactagattttttaaaaattattttccaatAGATCATCCTTCAAATAGTATatgttgaatttttttaataatcCTTTATCTTTCAGCTCTTATGTTGATGTTTATATGGGTCTTTTCATTGCAAAAGAAACTGACTGATcagaaaaggaacatttttagACAGAAATGGATTTATTGAGTTTAGCATCCCTTTAATTCAGATGTACTGAACAACTTCGATAATTTTCACCATTTAGCAACTTGCAAAGATTTGTTTCCCCttttcaaactgaaataaaattctgAGTCAGGACTGCTTTAATAGCTTGACCTCCCTAGGGGTGGGGATAAACCCACATATCTCAGGTATGCTGCAGTGATggacgacagggaatggatcactggatgattacctgttctgttcagtccctctgaagcacctggtattggccactgttggaagacaggatactgggctagacagccctttggtctgacctagtatgccattcttacattcttataaGTGAAAGTTTCTAtacagcagtgattctcaaccaggaggTCCGGGGCCTCCTgcggggctgtgagcaggtttttGGGGATCCACCAAGTATAACCAATGTTAGACTCATTACGGCAGAAAGTCAAAGCCCTGCTGCACAAGAGTgtagcccagagccctgagccctgccacctggggctgaagctgaagcctaagCAACTTAGCTTCTTGGGGGGTCCCTGTTGTGTGCAGCCccaggcaattgtcctgcttACTACCCCCCTAacaccggccctggcttttatatgcagaaaaacagttatttttatagcatgttgtggggcctcagaaagaaaatggTTGAGAACCCTTGCTATAGAGCATGTGGAGTGACTCTAGTAGATGTACATTTCTAACAACAGTAGAGATACTCAACTGGCGAGAGCAATCCCCATCTTCCTAAAGGGACAGATTGAGGGAGGCAGACAAGCAACTAGCTAGGTTGGGTCAGCAGCCCACACTTGTAAAAGAGATCAAAAGTACTATTTGAGATAAAGAGCTATTAGCCAATGTGCCCAGCAAGCACGTTTGCCAATGGCTAGGCCTGCTATAATGTACGAGATGGGCTAAGGCTTCCTTTAACTAGCTTGGAGAAGAATTGAGACATAGCTTTAAGAAAGAATTCTGATGCTGAAAAGTCTCTTGGGGTATGTTTAACCTGCATCTGGCAGCGAATCTTCCAGCTCTGGTCCACTGACCATTGTGctaaaaataactttttagacattaaaatcatagaatcataggactggaagggacctcctatTCATCTATTTTCTAAGGTAAAGCATTCCActgttttcaatctctcttcatatgagtTTTTCCATGCCTCTTAACATATTCGTCACCCTTTTCTGAACTCCCTTTAATTCTGCAATATCTTTTTAGATTGGGGTAAACAGTACCATACACATTATTCCAGATAAggctatattattatttatatcaagGTATTATAATATTATCCATATTCATTATCACATTCTTTATgcatcctaacattttgtttgcttttttgaccgcagCTGCACGTTGACCAGAGGTCTTCACTGAGCCATCCACAGTTGACTCTAGATACTTTTTCAAGGTTTATACGTTAACATAGAAGAACCCTGTAAGGTGTCTCGAGTTAACTTTTTCTCCTCCACTGTGCATTACCTtacacttatcaacactgaaattcAGGTGCAATTGtgttgcccattcacctagcTTGGTTAAGTCTCTCTGAAGTACTCCTACAGTCATCGTTGgtcttgactaacctaaataactttatgtcatctgcagactttgctaGCTTGCCGCTCACTCCCCTTTTCCAGcccatttataaatatattaaacagagGACCTGCTGTGAATCTTTAACCATGAGGGATACTGGCCATTTAATCctgctctttgttttctgtctcctaGATAGCTTTTGACCCATGACTACTTAGGGTTTTTTAGCAGCCTCTTGTGTGGGACCATGTCAAAGACCTtttgaaagtctaaataaatTATCTCATCTGATTCTCCTTTATCCGCAACCGTACTACCAAGTTTGAAGACTGTGAATAGTTAGTGAGACACATTTTCCTTTTGCAGAAACCATGCTGGTTACACCCCATTATATCATGATCTTCCAGATgttctattattctatttttaattattgtttcaaccagtttgcagGTAGAGATGTAAGGTTTACTGGTCTTTAATTAACCTGATCACTCCTAGTCCCTAAATTTGCACTGCATGTGTCTGAAGGAGCCTAGATTCAACTTCCTTAAGGGGTGATAAAGTAAATTTTTCCAAAGTGCAGTTTTCCTGCCAAATCCTATTTCTCCATTTCTGGTGATTTTGCCTCACAGGATTTTTGCCTTTCTTGAAAATCCAAAGATGCTGCATGCATGTATCCTTTAATACAGCTTACATGGTTTGCATTCACTTTTACTTTATTACTTGATGGGTGGCTATATCTTGCCAATCAACCCTGATTCAAAGGAGCAGATGGACCAGATGTCATTTGCATAATTTCTGAGGTAGATTAATCTTAAAACGAATAGCCTCTGTAAGGAAAGCACTCATGATTTCCAATAGATAGGGCACATCCTTGTTCAAAGACCCCAACACAGCATGTTGAGCGCCATGGTTACCTAGCTCCAAAGCATAGATGAATAGGTCTGTGCATAGGGGGCTATCCTATGACATGAATAATAGATAGTTTATGAGTTCCATTGACTGTGCTGGTCATCACATATACTGATCGACTGCACAAAAGCTGCCTGGTTGGTTTCAGGTTTGGCTCAGTTCAATAAAAGCTGCAACTATTTTGGCTAAAACACATCTTTCTCTCCAATTAGAGTCTTATTTAGGCTCTTGGGGATATTTATGTAAGAAAAACACAGTAAGTTATGATGAATCATTTGTTTCAACTATAAATCAACACTTTTGTTTACATTACTAAAACCATCTTCACCAGAAGCATGCCTTTAAACTACTAATATAGCAACTTAAATTTTGGCCCTAACATgcaaaaatattctctctcctaGATTTTGAACATGAAAATCCCTTGGCTAATGATCTGGATTGGTGCACTATTTTCCAATCCAGTCACGACTGACTGCAATATTACTTCTCTTTCTGTAAGTTTTATAACTATATAAACGAATCTGTTGAATTTTTGTTCATTCTTGTAGAAGATCCATAGAAATTAGAGGAGATGCCTTGTAGATCAAATACATTAAGTATTTTAACAATAGTCCCATCTTCAACCACTTCAATACCTTATGGTGTATATATACAAAGCCTATATAGAGCtatagctggagagagagagagattcaacaACCTGATGGTGGAAGCATGTAGAAATGGAATAAACATGGCTTTCTTTTAATTGCACAATAAACCTATGCAAATCATTATGACAAGGCTGCACTTTGTAATTTATTGAATTTCAAACATGTTTGATATGTTTATGTTTTCTGatcttgatccaaaacccactgatgtcaatggtcTTTTCCCTGACTTCATTCAGTTTTGGAGCAAGCTCAAAAACCTGCAAGCTGCTGGGCACCCTCAAATACCACTAAAGTCAAGAGTGTTGATGGAGTTCAGCACTTCACAAAGTCAGCCCCACAGCCTTTGAAAACAATAATAGTAATAAGAGAATAGAATTTGATTTTTCACCTCACGCTTTCCAAAGAGAATTTTAATTGAATTGCTTCCTCCTTCTTGTACTTACATTTTGGGTGTCATGATGGACAGTCAGGTGATTAAACTACTGTTACATTGATTACTTTGTTTACATTAAGAAAGTGACTCACTGCCTACACATCTAGAACTAACTTTGCTATTTATCTTTTGCACTAACCTGTGGGagaggaaattacacacacacacgagaaatCCATCatcttgtaaaaataaaacaggtcTCAGTGTACTAATTGGTATGCAGAATAAAATCAGTACAGTAGGCTCTCAGAGCTGAGATGACTTCAGGTAGGTTACTTTCAACCCAGAAAACCAAATTAGTTTAAGTGCCTTGGTTGCAATAACGATTTAATTTTTAGAGAACTCAATCCTTCTGCAAAAGATCTGCCtgaaaatcttattaaaataaatatcttcACATATGgaacaaaaaataaagagaaaacaaaaaggagTTAATTCTCAAACTCTTGCCCCCTTCCTTTCATTTAGTCACTACACCTTTCTTCAGGGATCTTCCGGTTATGTAGGAAGGCAGTTCTTTTTATACTCAACTCCCTTCCCATCAGGCCTGGCCAAAACTTCACATTACATTCCTAATTGCTCTTGGTCATTAATACCCAGCTTCACCCCCTCACCACAGAGGGGAGTTACACCTCCATGTCTTGGAATTCCACACTCCAAAACTgcttcactaagggcttgtctatacttacggGGGATTGGTGCATGGTGATCAATGCATCGTTGGTCAATTTAGCGAGTCTAGTGAAGATCCGCTAAATCGACCGCagatcactctcctgtcgactcctgtactccatcgGATCGAGAACAGTAACGAGAGCCTAGAGGAGAGCATCTCCCCTTGACACTGCATAGTGTGGACCTCACGggaagtagatctaagctacctTGACTTGAGTTATGCTATTAATGTAACACatattgcatagcttagatcaacttttccctgtagtgtagacaagcctgagATGATTTCCACCACCTCAGTATATCCCACAAGTATATTTTTAAGAAAATCAGGAATAGGATAGTACGGGCCCAGGACGGCTTTCCTTTGGACCTCAAAGAGTTGGTACACTTGGTTACAAGGGTTTTTTGCACTGCATGTGCTtgttactgtttctctctccttcacCAACAACCCTCTTTACTAGAAAATAATTTGTAATTTTCtctgtttatattgtttttctctctcccttcaacAGGTCACTTGTGAGGAATCTGCAAAGAATTACTCTTCTATCCCTACCTCCCTAAGTAAAAATGTTACTAAACTGTATCTTAGCAATAACAACATTACTTTAAATGATACTGACAAAAAGGTTCTGCAGCTATTTATTAACTTGACTGAACTCTATCTGAATGAAAATGCCATTACTGTGCTACATAATAATACCTTCTGCAATCTGTCAGAACTCACAATTCTAGATATTAGTAGTAATTATATCAGTACAATTGAACAGGCAGCCTTTAAAGGCCTAAATCAACTATCCATATTGTATCTAAATCATAACAAAATATCCCAGTTGGATTCTGACACAATTACATCACTAAAAAAACTGATGATTTTGAGTCTACAGGACAATTTGTTGAAGTACTTTGATGTAAAAGCATCATTTAAACTGATTACTTTAAATGGAAATCCATGGAATTGTTCCTGTGGCCTGCTCAGTTTACAGAAATGGTTGAATGCCTCAAACGTGACAATGGGTAAGTTTTGACAACAGCAGCATTCAGGACATTACAATATTTACAAAAGTAATCCCTCTGCAGTGTTTGTTTCTCTCCAATCAAGCGGCATTATCTTGGTCTTAACTGGTTGCGTCTCATCCAGCTTGCCCTTATGTATAAAATATGATTTAATACTGTTAATTAATAATGAACCTCACTTATATATCACAATATCTCACTTACAGTGCTGCACAGACCCTATAAATATAATCTCTCATtacctttttattatttatactttCAGAACATGAAAATGACACTCTGTGTGCATATCCAGATGTCTGGAACAAATCTTCTATCAAGACAGCACCTATCCAAAAAGCTGATTGTGACTCAAGAAGAGGTTCTATAGCAATCACTACACCTTCCACATCTGCCATTTTAACATCCTCTCTCAACTCTTCAAACAACAATATCAGGAGCAATGCATCACATCCAGGTGATGTATTGATGTTTCATTTTAATACTTCATAATAGCACTGTCCAATACTAGTGCTATGGGACATTTCTCCAAATAAGTTAGGGATATGGGGATTGCTGTGTTTCGAGGCACAGAAATATTGTGTTCACATTATGTGGAATTTATGTTATGTTTAACTTTATCAGGAGCTCAAAACTGACCTGAATTAGAACTCCATTATGGAATACAGTAAAACAATATCTATAAACTAATGATGTGAGAAGATTTGAGGTTCAAATAACCATCCGAgtgtttgtattttaaatgaaCTACAAGCAAGCCACCCAGTTAAACCGCTCACAATCTTCTATGCCTGAAACAGGCTCCTTCCTATTTTTAGTTTTCTTCTTGGTATGTAAACAAGGTCTACTGATTTACTTACCCATACCCTTAACCCTAACCTCTGGTGTGTTCAGTGGGAGGGCACCATGACTGTTCTCACACTGTCCTTACTGGAAACATGAAGGAGCACTCACACCACTTTCTCCACCATTGGTCTCCCATTTTGAACCACCTCCACCTCCCACTTGATACCCTTCCTCTCCCTTTTGACCCATCCTCCAGCCAAATGATTCTGCTCCCCTGCCTTTTCCCACTCAGAGTAGCAGCTCCACTTCCTGCTCCTGAGACTCTCTCTCCTCTGCACAAAGAGACCAATAGGACGGATGAGTAACTGAAGTGGGAGAAAGGGATGGCAATCTCTGGATCGTTTTATACCTAGGAGGCCAGCACAGCCACAAAATCCCTTAGGATGCAGCAGCTGCCATAATTCCCTGGACACTAGCCAGCACTATGAACACACAGGGTAGATTTGCAAATAAAAATTCTTGGCAGCTATGATCTGTTGGGATTTTCATCATAATGGAAATATATCTCGAGAGATGTGCAAaatgaaagcaaattaaaaagtGACTATCTGGATGTAGATGTTCTAGAGAGCAACCATGTCAGCTTGAagcttgaaaatgaaaatgaaagtcAATTACACGTTCTATTGTCCTATTCCAGGGATGAATCTAAAGTTCACTTAAAATTTGAATAATAATTAATGGAATGTGCCCAGAACATTTCAATAGACCTTCAGCCCTGAAAAGAAGTTACTTGTTTAAACTTGGCCACACAGCACATTCTGAGTATCTAGAGGGTGAAAATATGGACTTAGGTACCTGCACGTAAAAAGTTTGTTCTCAGTGCAGAGATTTTGGTTGCCTAAACATTACTATTCTATTAATGCTGTACAAAGAGTCTCAAGAATTCTTCTATCACTTTGTTTTCATGAGTCCCTTATTGGGCCATGAAGCAATTAATATCATAGTTCTTTTGGGTATTATGCAAGGAGCTGGTTATTTTGGTTTAAGATATTTAATTTAAAgtgattttactttattttgtatTCTTTAAGGTTCTCCACCTCTTGGCAAAACTTGGGTCTTTTTGCTGGGTGTTCTGGTGTTTGTCCTAAGCACTTCACTACTGATTTTTATTGCCATAAAATTCCCACTGTGGTACGTCTACTTGATCAGCTACAATCACCGTCGTCTGAAAGAATATGAACCAGAAATGTTTGACAAGGAGTTCACAACTGATCTGAGCACTTTCCCATCAATATCAAATACCAATGAGCAAGATTCCATTGCAGTATTTGAACAAACTCATACATTTGTACTTGACGAGGATGGCTTTATTGAGGATAAATATATAGACGACCCTGGATTAACTGAAGAGGTCTAAATTCTTATATAATGGATGATAATTTGGCTTTTCAATAGCTGATTATATAGGATCAATCCATTCAAAATCTTGTATATAAATATTTCTAGTCTATATCACAGATAGAACTCAAagctctcaatctctctcttttggaCAAATGTGTGGCACATGTTGTATTAACTGTAGAGGTAAGAAATCTGGTGATGTGTATGTATTACCACAGTAACAGATACTTCAAAGCACATAAACATATACTCCGTATGTATAGCACTAAAATCTCACTGTTTGATTATACTGGGGGAAAATAACACCTACTTCTTATATAgaattttcatcagtagatctcagaaCATTTTACAAAGGTAGCATCATTACCCCTGTTTTACAGCCAGGAACCGAGGAACAGAGTGGGTAAGTGACATGCCCATGTCACCCAGGAGGCCACTGGCCGaagtgggaattgaacccaggtctcctgagtctcaattcaatgctctatccactaggcaaaaCTAAAAACATTGATTAGAGCACTTGGGATTTTCCAGCGAAGCCAAACTCAGTTTTCTTTATtcataaacaaaaaatatttgtttgagtaagcaaaacaaaaatgctgTCTCACCTCCACCATTTAAATGCATCCAAGGACAAATTATCACTATTATAAACCAACCACCTTTTTATCTAATGCCATTGTTGCCTGATGTCTTTTTTGTTAACATTATGAATATTTGAAAACTGCCAATGCAGTACATATTTTTAGCAACTTAAAGAAAACACTGagacatttctgtttttaaactgcAGGTAGATGAATCTCTTCAAGATTTTCAAATATTCTTAAAATCAGGTTGTTGAGACATAGTAAAACATAATTTTATTTAAGGAATAATTTATGGTAAATGAGAAAATagacatttgtttttaatattagaaGAATAATGTATTTCACATTATTTCACAAAAGTGTTTATAAAATACAGTGGACAGCAAAATGCTCcacatttttcataatttttgaTTAAACTTTTAAAGTCACAAGACCTTTACATTATATAAAAAACAAGATTTGAAACATTAATGGCCCAAATCTATACTCAAATAGACCCACTGGAACAAATGCTATTGATTTATGCATGCATGAGGACAGAATTGGCACCaactgtaaaaacaaacacactacAAAAACTTGTGGTGTATTTATAAAACAGTTAGCAGTTATGTGGTCATTTTTAGTGTATTTAGAAATCAGTAAATAACTCATTTTAATTGTGTTATGATAGCTATGATaacatttgtttgtttcagtcaGGAAGTCAGACTAACTATAAGCACTCTCGAAGAAACAAAAAGCTGTTAAAGaacaaagtgtttgtttttaaaggagaCACTGATTCTtacataatgttcttttaaatagCTTCACTTTTGTTGTACTGAATGACATATTTAATTGCAATACTTAATGAACACAGATGCAGTAGTGACAGTATAGCCTGTACAATTATTGACCTGATAATTTCTGATTGGCTAGAGAACAAACCCATTATGTGTTTCAGCTAATTAGAAATCAACTTCTTTAATAAAAGGCATTGAAACAATATTCTAAATGTACTTTAGGACTATTCTGTACTTTAAAAAGTTGACTTTGTGACTGAAGTTTTAGTTCTTACAAACTTTATTCAGTAATGCTTGTAGAGCATACATTCACCTCTTAGGCAATATTTTTCTGAGTTAAAAATCCCCCAATCAATAGATCACTTCTTCAGTCTTACCCATTTTAATAAGCTACTTTATGCCAAAATTCAATTTTCTGATATTTGATGTACTTACGCTTGTCTCTCTGTAAAAATTATATCAATACTCTGAGCTTCCCGGTCATTTTGAGTTtttagctgttaaaaaaaaaatcaataatcaGTGGGAACAGTTTTTTGCATGAAAAGATACTTGCCACTAATGAAAATATAAACCCTATCCATTCATCCAAGGTTATACACACATTTGAATGAACGAGAGGAAAGGAAGACCAGAATGGAGACGGGAAGGAATAGCAGTGGCTTCCTACCCCACA
This genomic interval from Gopherus evgoodei ecotype Sinaloan lineage chromosome 6, rGopEvg1_v1.p, whole genome shotgun sequence contains the following:
- the LRRC19 gene encoding LOW QUALITY PROTEIN: leucine-rich repeat-containing protein 19 (The sequence of the model RefSeq protein was modified relative to this genomic sequence to represent the inferred CDS: substituted 1 base at 1 genomic stop codon), with amino-acid sequence MPRKHATIHMLSQKISXILNMKIPWLMIWIGALFSNPVTTDCNITSLSVTCEESAKNYSSIPTSLSKNVTKLYLSNNNITLNDTDKKVLQLFINLTELYLNENAITVLHNNTFCNLSELTILDISSNYISTIEQAAFKGLNQLSILYLNHNKISQLDSDTITSLKKLMILSLQDNLLKYFDVKASFKLITLNGNPWNCSCGLLSLQKWLNASNVTMEHENDTLCAYPDVWNKSSIKTAPIQKADCDSRRGSIAITTPSTSAILTSSLNSSNNNIRSNASHPGSPPLGKTWVFLLGVLVFVLSTSLLIFIAIKFPLWYVYLISYNHRRLKEYEPEMFDKEFTTDLSTFPSISNTNEQDSIAVFEQTHTFVLDEDGFIEDKYIDDPGLTEEV